A window of the Microbulbifer aggregans genome harbors these coding sequences:
- a CDS encoding exopolysaccharide biosynthesis protein encodes MSREFTSLQQMLEHIGREAASQERVTLDLVIRAVGRRSFAPLLLLVGLILFSPLSGIPGVPTIMAILVLLVALQLLLGRQYFWLPQWLLRRSISEKSLQRALHFLKRPAQVSDRWLRPRFRFLVYRTGTYVIAGICVVIALALPLMEVVPFSASMAGVALTAFGLALVAHDGLLAIIAFALTALTAGMILFSLI; translated from the coding sequence ATGTCCCGGGAATTCACCAGCCTGCAGCAGATGCTCGAACATATCGGCCGGGAGGCCGCCTCGCAAGAGCGGGTGACCCTGGATCTGGTCATCCGTGCTGTGGGAAGACGCTCTTTCGCTCCCTTGCTGTTACTGGTGGGATTGATTCTTTTCTCACCCCTGAGCGGCATTCCGGGAGTACCCACCATCATGGCCATTCTGGTGCTGCTAGTGGCACTGCAACTGCTGTTAGGCCGCCAGTATTTCTGGCTGCCGCAGTGGCTGCTGCGCCGATCCATCTCTGAAAAAAGCCTGCAGCGCGCGCTCCATTTCCTGAAGCGGCCAGCGCAGGTCAGCGACCGCTGGCTGCGTCCACGCTTCCGGTTTCTGGTCTACCGCACCGGGACTTACGTGATTGCGGGAATCTGTGTCGTCATTGCCCTGGCCCTGCCGCTGATGGAGGTGGTGCCCTTTTCCGCTTCCATGGCCGGAGTGGCCCTGACGGCATTCGGCCTCGCCCTGGTGGCGCACGACGGGCTGCTCGCCATTATCGCCTTTGCGCTCACGGCTCTTACCGCCGGAATGATTTTGTTCAGCCTGATCTGA
- a CDS encoding Tll0287-like domain-containing protein codes for MKALFAVTVTIPFALALPVALNVAWAEEADIATQQARQAAVALGKTLKQELVSAMQKGGAVEAISVCNLKAMPLTEQISEETGWQVGRTSLKVRNPANTPDDWERRQLEKFQARLDAGEPMASLESMTTETRDGVTIQRYMKAIPVQGPCLACHGATLSPAVQNKLDGLYPHDKARGYQLGELRGAFTLEKALSTE; via the coding sequence ATGAAAGCACTCTTCGCTGTTACCGTTACCATTCCTTTCGCTCTCGCATTGCCGGTAGCCCTGAACGTTGCATGGGCAGAGGAAGCTGATATCGCGACCCAACAGGCGCGACAGGCTGCCGTCGCTCTGGGTAAAACTCTCAAGCAGGAGCTGGTCTCGGCCATGCAAAAAGGAGGGGCGGTGGAGGCCATTTCGGTGTGCAATCTCAAGGCCATGCCCCTGACAGAGCAGATATCGGAAGAGACCGGCTGGCAGGTCGGGCGAACCAGCCTGAAAGTGCGGAACCCGGCCAATACTCCGGACGACTGGGAGCGCCGGCAGCTGGAGAAGTTCCAGGCCCGGCTGGACGCCGGTGAACCCATGGCATCTCTCGAGTCCATGACCACCGAAACGCGCGATGGCGTAACAATCCAGCGCTATATGAAGGCCATCCCGGTACAGGGCCCCTGCCTCGCCTGCCATGGCGCCACCCTGTCGCCGGCGGTACAGAACAAGCTGGACGGCCTGTACCCGCATGACAAGGCACGCGGGTATCAACTGGGTGAGCTGCGTGGTGCGTTCACTCTGGAGAAGGCGCTCTCCACTGAATAG
- a CDS encoding MBL fold metallo-hydrolase, with product MMFVEPIKSPGLAQLSYLIGDGSEAAVIDPRRDCEIYAEMARQRGCRITHIFETHRNEDLISGAPILAELTGAAVHHGPNAAGEVTYADTVREGDDFSFGSMLLKVLETPGHTDDSLSFAIYDQDFGNQAIGVFSGDALFVGDVGRTDFYPDRKEEVAGLLYDSLQKILSLGDQTILYPAHGAGSVCGDNMADRDFSTLGYERVNNPMLLITDREKFIARKVAEHHEQPPYFHNMEQLNLDGSAPAARVVTPPVLDADDVHRLIEKAEVIDVRSASAYQGAHLPGSLAIPCDMLPAFAGWYLDATDEIILVADGSAQAESAARHLARIGYDRVLGFLNTAMPGWAAAGRPFGSVPVVDVDTVKTRVHDGGDGWQLLDVRGKKEVAEGVIPTARCIYVGHLPEQLEKLAKDKHYTVMCASGARATIAASILRRTGFDKVDIFLGSMGAWKAKGNDVASGD from the coding sequence ATGATGTTTGTCGAACCCATCAAGTCCCCCGGACTCGCCCAGCTCTCCTACCTGATTGGTGATGGCAGTGAAGCTGCCGTCATCGATCCCCGCCGGGACTGCGAAATTTATGCGGAAATGGCCCGCCAGCGTGGCTGCCGGATCACCCATATTTTTGAGACCCATCGCAATGAAGACCTGATTTCCGGGGCCCCGATCCTCGCCGAATTGACCGGCGCCGCGGTCCATCACGGACCAAATGCCGCCGGTGAGGTTACCTACGCCGACACTGTGCGCGAGGGGGATGACTTCAGCTTTGGCTCCATGCTGTTGAAAGTGCTGGAAACACCCGGCCATACCGATGACAGCCTTTCGTTTGCCATCTACGACCAGGACTTCGGTAATCAGGCAATCGGTGTATTCAGCGGTGATGCCCTGTTCGTCGGTGATGTGGGACGCACAGACTTTTATCCGGATCGCAAAGAGGAAGTCGCCGGTCTCCTCTATGACAGCCTGCAAAAAATCCTTTCGCTCGGCGACCAGACCATTCTCTATCCAGCACATGGCGCCGGCTCCGTGTGTGGTGACAATATGGCCGATCGGGACTTTTCCACCCTCGGTTACGAGCGGGTCAACAACCCGATGCTTTTAATTACTGATCGTGAAAAGTTTATCGCTAGGAAAGTGGCCGAACACCACGAGCAGCCGCCCTACTTTCACAATATGGAGCAGCTCAACCTGGATGGCAGTGCTCCGGCCGCCCGCGTAGTGACGCCCCCTGTGCTGGATGCCGATGATGTGCACCGACTGATTGAAAAGGCCGAGGTCATCGACGTGCGGAGCGCCAGCGCCTATCAGGGCGCCCACCTACCCGGCAGTCTCGCGATTCCCTGCGACATGCTCCCCGCATTTGCCGGTTGGTACCTGGATGCAACGGATGAAATCATCCTGGTTGCTGACGGCAGCGCGCAGGCCGAGTCGGCGGCGCGCCATCTCGCCCGTATTGGCTACGACCGGGTACTGGGCTTTCTCAACACCGCCATGCCGGGCTGGGCCGCCGCCGGGCGACCTTTTGGCAGCGTCCCCGTGGTGGACGTCGACACCGTGAAAACTCGTGTACACGACGGCGGTGACGGCTGGCAGTTACTCGACGTACGCGGTAAAAAAGAAGTCGCCGAAGGGGTCATTCCCACTGCCCGATGTATTTACGTGGGACACTTGCCGGAGCAACTGGAAAAGCTCGCAAAAGACAAACACTACACCGTGATGTGTGCCAGTGGTGCACGTGCCACGATCGCCGCATCTATCCTCAGGCGCACCGGTTTCGACAAGGTCGATATCTTCCTCGGCTCCATGGGCGCCTGGAAAGCAAAAGGAAATGATGTGGCCTCGGGAGATTGA
- a CDS encoding efflux RND transporter permease subunit: protein MFEQIIRNGILVTVTALIIVILGVVAALRIPVQMIPDLEVRTVTIQTNWAGTTPQDIEKEILIEQEEYLRNIPYLQELQATADLGSAEIELEFPFGVDITETLIRVNNALTQVPRYPLNVDEPRVYATSFSANAFMYFRISPLPGNPRNLDMDMMRDFVEDNVRPRMSGVPGVAQVDVWGGAERQIQIRLIPERLAERNLTLNNVRLAITLRNRDVSGGEVESGKRRYLLRTLGRFQDLDDLRQMVLQRSGDGIVRLGDVAEVSLDHFKIRSSSYVDGLPSIGLSVRRESGSNVIAIKRAMMEEMERINAELLHPEGMELALTADDVGYVQDSVFNVWKNLLLGALLATAIMYLFLRSPRATALGVVGIPICTIAAFIGLLVTGRTINVISLAGVAFAIGMTLDNSIVVLESIELERRRGLDRLKAAVAGVQRVWPAVLASTLTTVMVFLPVVFIAEEAGQLYSDIAIAISAAILTSMLVAITVIPTAAARLGFGDDTLQHPDSALRNVVLGKIDWPIATPARRLYCIGITVLTSLAIVLLLTPPAEYLPEGEEAKTFASMNAPPGYNMDTMEAIAGELHEYFLPFVQDEPAAFERGEVEVPAMKYVNMRVSPQSIRIISETKDPRHIDELMEAIVAKYETYPGMRAFATRGSIISSNDGGTRSVNLDISGPNLADLYEVARAAYGRAEEIFDNPSIQTRPSSLALAQPLLQVRPRWDRAAEVGMTAEDIGFTVAALTDGAFVNEFFLDDDKIDMYLYNREGPEATVDTLQNIFIYTPVGTVLPLSELAETIETVDTSTVRRVDGRRTVTLNIIPPRSVALETGVERVRTALVQHLKDTGQVPAGVSLTISGAADQLDATRESLSSNYVVALLIVYLLMVAIFSHWGYPLLIMTTIPLGIAGGIAGLALMNLVGGLLRSMGLEGFHQPFDMISMLGFLILMGTVVNNPILIVHRAISNMKEEGLPPVDAVQEAVSSRLRPIAISSITTICGLAPLVFLPGAGTELYRGVGIIVMSGIIGATLVTLTMLPALTVIALNWHERLQARHSEQSDG, encoded by the coding sequence ATGTTCGAGCAGATCATCCGCAACGGCATCCTGGTGACGGTCACCGCGCTGATCATTGTGATCCTGGGTGTGGTGGCGGCACTGCGTATCCCGGTGCAGATGATTCCCGACCTGGAGGTGCGCACCGTCACCATCCAGACCAACTGGGCCGGCACCACCCCGCAGGATATCGAGAAGGAAATCCTGATCGAGCAGGAAGAGTACCTGCGCAATATCCCCTACCTGCAGGAACTTCAGGCCACGGCAGATCTGGGCAGTGCGGAAATCGAGCTGGAATTCCCGTTCGGGGTGGATATAACCGAGACCCTGATTCGCGTCAATAATGCCCTTACCCAGGTGCCGCGCTATCCACTCAATGTGGACGAGCCGCGTGTTTATGCCACCTCATTTTCCGCCAACGCATTTATGTATTTCCGCATTTCACCGCTGCCGGGTAATCCGCGCAACCTGGATATGGATATGATGCGGGACTTCGTCGAGGACAATGTGCGCCCGCGCATGTCCGGCGTGCCGGGCGTGGCCCAGGTGGATGTCTGGGGGGGTGCCGAGCGGCAAATCCAGATCCGCCTCATTCCCGAGCGCCTGGCAGAGAGAAACCTGACCCTCAACAACGTGCGCCTCGCCATCACCCTGCGCAACCGCGATGTATCCGGTGGCGAGGTCGAGAGCGGCAAGCGCCGCTACCTGCTGCGCACCCTGGGGCGCTTCCAGGACCTGGACGACCTGCGCCAGATGGTGCTGCAGCGCAGCGGCGACGGCATCGTGCGGCTCGGCGATGTGGCCGAGGTGAGCCTGGACCATTTCAAGATCCGCAGTAGTTCCTACGTCGATGGCCTGCCGTCGATCGGCCTCTCGGTCCGGCGGGAGAGCGGCTCCAACGTCATTGCCATCAAGCGCGCGATGATGGAAGAGATGGAACGCATCAATGCCGAGCTGTTGCACCCGGAGGGCATGGAGCTGGCACTGACCGCCGACGACGTGGGCTATGTGCAGGATTCTGTCTTTAACGTGTGGAAGAACCTGTTACTGGGCGCCCTCCTGGCCACTGCCATCATGTACCTGTTCCTGCGCTCCCCGCGGGCCACGGCACTCGGTGTGGTGGGTATTCCCATCTGTACCATCGCTGCGTTTATCGGGTTGCTGGTCACCGGGCGCACCATCAATGTAATTTCCCTGGCCGGAGTGGCCTTCGCCATCGGCATGACCCTGGACAACAGTATCGTGGTGCTGGAGAGCATCGAACTGGAACGGCGCCGGGGGCTCGACCGCCTGAAGGCGGCAGTTGCGGGTGTGCAGCGGGTCTGGCCCGCGGTGCTCGCCTCTACCCTCACCACGGTCATGGTGTTCCTGCCGGTGGTCTTTATTGCCGAGGAAGCCGGTCAGCTGTATTCAGACATCGCCATTGCCATTTCCGCGGCCATCCTTACCTCCATGCTGGTGGCCATCACGGTCATTCCCACCGCTGCCGCACGACTTGGTTTCGGTGACGACACCCTGCAACACCCGGACAGTGCACTGAGAAATGTGGTGCTGGGAAAAATCGACTGGCCGATCGCCACACCCGCCCGGCGTCTCTACTGTATCGGCATCACCGTTCTGACCAGCCTGGCGATCGTGTTGCTGCTGACGCCGCCAGCCGAGTATCTCCCCGAGGGTGAGGAAGCCAAAACCTTTGCCAGCATGAACGCTCCGCCCGGTTACAACATGGATACGATGGAAGCCATCGCCGGGGAGCTGCATGAATACTTTCTTCCTTTTGTGCAGGACGAGCCGGCGGCTTTTGAGCGGGGTGAGGTCGAGGTACCGGCGATGAAGTACGTGAACATGCGTGTTTCGCCGCAGAGTATCCGCATCATTTCCGAAACCAAGGACCCCCGCCATATCGATGAGTTGATGGAGGCGATCGTCGCCAAATACGAGACCTATCCGGGAATGCGCGCCTTCGCCACCCGCGGTTCCATCATCAGCAGCAACGACGGCGGCACCCGCAGCGTCAACCTCGATATCTCGGGGCCAAACCTGGCCGATTTGTACGAGGTGGCGCGGGCCGCCTATGGACGTGCCGAGGAAATCTTCGACAACCCCAGTATCCAGACACGCCCCTCCAGCCTCGCCCTCGCGCAGCCACTGCTGCAGGTGCGGCCGCGCTGGGACCGGGCCGCCGAAGTCGGGATGACCGCCGAGGATATCGGTTTCACCGTTGCCGCACTCACCGACGGGGCCTTCGTCAACGAGTTTTTCCTCGATGACGACAAGATCGACATGTACCTCTACAACCGTGAAGGCCCCGAAGCCACGGTCGATACCCTGCAGAACATTTTTATCTATACCCCGGTAGGCACCGTCCTGCCGCTTTCGGAGCTGGCGGAAACCATTGAGACAGTGGACACCAGCACGGTGCGCAGGGTGGATGGCCGGCGTACCGTTACCCTCAATATTATTCCTCCCCGCTCCGTGGCCCTGGAAACCGGCGTGGAGCGGGTTCGCACTGCGCTTGTGCAACACCTGAAAGACACTGGACAGGTGCCCGCCGGAGTCAGCCTGACCATTTCCGGAGCGGCCGACCAGCTGGATGCCACCCGCGAGTCCCTGAGCAGCAACTACGTGGTGGCACTGCTGATCGTTTACCTGTTGATGGTGGCCATCTTCTCCCACTGGGGTTATCCGCTGCTGATCATGACCACGATCCCGTTGGGCATCGCCGGCGGCATCGCGGGCCTGGCGCTGATGAACCTGGTCGGTGGCCTATTGCGGAGCATGGGCCTGGAGGGCTTTCACCAGCCATTCGACATGATCTCCATGCTCGGCTTCCTGATCCTGATGGGCACGGTGGTCAACAATCCCATCCTGATCGTGCACAGAGCGATCAGTAACATGAAGGAAGAGGGGCTGCCTCCCGTCGATGCGGTACAGGAGGCTGTCAGTTCACGACTGCGGCCGATTGCCATTTCCAGTATCACCACCATCTGTGGCCTGGCGCCGCTGGTCTTCCTGCCCGGCGCCGGCACGGAGCTTTACCGCGGCGTGGGCATCATTGTGATGAGTGGCATCATCGGCGCCACCCTGGTGACTCTCACCATGTTGCCGGCCCTGACGGTCATTGCGCTCAACTGGCACGAGCGGCTGCAGGCGCGGCACAGCGAGCAGTCCGACGGGTAG
- a CDS encoding efflux RND transporter periplasmic adaptor subunit has product MLRIASEILTKFITTLGAATVLAIAAVSFVQAQEGQTAISVQAVPAARRPVVETIPVTGTLTPPRQAMLSVEVAGLVNKMHVDVGDRVEAGAPLLELDRELNGIARDAALAEVEQAREALAESRRRLGEAQALVGDNYISETEVLALTSEVRIREAEFRAAQIEAERQSALLRRHQVKAPFTGAIAQRMAELGEWVEPGVALFELVDARRLRADFEVPQRVYGRISEETPLEVQFDASGARRFPARVLHKVPLSRSGARTFLLRTEITGERTPELIAGMSVSATLRLGTERTAVAVPRDAVIRYPDGRVTVWVAAQADWGAKTTVREQPVQTGLGFDGWIEIREGLSPNATVITRGNESLRDGQQVILQRAPQESRAPAPG; this is encoded by the coding sequence ATGCTGCGCATTGCCAGTGAAATACTGACAAAGTTCATAACGACTCTCGGCGCAGCCACGGTGCTTGCTATCGCCGCAGTGTCGTTCGTGCAGGCGCAGGAGGGCCAGACTGCTATTTCCGTGCAGGCAGTGCCTGCCGCCCGGCGGCCAGTGGTCGAGACGATCCCGGTGACAGGTACCCTGACACCCCCTCGCCAGGCCATGCTCTCCGTGGAGGTCGCGGGGCTGGTCAACAAAATGCATGTGGATGTCGGCGACCGCGTCGAGGCCGGAGCGCCGCTCCTGGAACTGGACCGGGAGTTGAATGGCATTGCCCGCGACGCCGCACTGGCCGAAGTGGAACAGGCCCGCGAGGCGCTGGCGGAGAGCCGCCGTCGCCTGGGCGAGGCACAGGCCCTGGTCGGAGACAACTACATCTCGGAAACCGAGGTACTGGCACTGACTTCCGAGGTGCGTATTCGCGAGGCCGAATTCCGCGCTGCCCAGATCGAGGCCGAGCGGCAGTCTGCCCTGTTGCGCCGCCACCAGGTGAAGGCGCCGTTTACCGGTGCCATTGCCCAACGCATGGCGGAACTGGGGGAGTGGGTTGAGCCGGGTGTCGCCCTTTTCGAGCTGGTGGACGCGCGCCGGCTTCGCGCGGATTTCGAGGTGCCACAACGGGTCTACGGGCGCATCAGCGAGGAAACGCCGCTGGAGGTGCAGTTTGATGCCAGTGGGGCCCGGCGCTTCCCGGCCCGGGTTCTGCACAAGGTGCCCCTGAGCCGCAGCGGTGCACGCACTTTTCTCCTGCGCACCGAAATCACCGGCGAGCGCACACCGGAATTGATTGCCGGCATGTCCGTCTCGGCCACATTGCGCCTGGGTACGGAGCGCACTGCCGTGGCCGTGCCGCGGGATGCCGTGATCCGCTACCCGGACGGTCGTGTCACCGTCTGGGTCGCCGCACAGGCGGACTGGGGGGCGAAAACCACGGTGCGCGAGCAGCCGGTGCAGACTGGTCTGGGCTTCGACGGCTGGATAGAGATACGCGAGGGACTGAGCCCCAACGCCACCGTCATAACCCGCGGCAACGAGAGTCTGCGGGACGGGCAGCAGGTCATCCTGCAGCGGGCACCACAAGAGAGCCGCGCACCGGCGCCGGGCTGA
- a CDS encoding NAD-dependent epimerase/dehydratase family protein: protein MSATAIVIGATGLVGAALTDRLAEAPHIEKIITLTRRPAPHASAKVENRVADFARLEDYGELFRGRWLFSCLGTTRRQAGSIEAQRQVDLIMQQQAAELGARGGISHYLLVSSSGASAQSSNPYLKMKGELEEVVRALPYERISIFRPSLLLGERNHLRLGEKLGSWILPLLCTLPGLRRFRPIRGDQVAEKMVQVSTTPGPALEFFSLDEVFPDKNVPS from the coding sequence ATGTCAGCCACAGCCATCGTTATTGGCGCCACCGGTCTGGTGGGCGCTGCCCTCACCGATCGGCTCGCCGAAGCCCCACATATTGAAAAAATCATCACCCTTACCCGTCGCCCTGCGCCTCACGCCAGTGCGAAGGTGGAAAACCGGGTGGCGGATTTTGCGCGACTGGAGGACTACGGCGAGCTGTTTCGCGGCCGCTGGCTCTTTTCCTGCCTCGGCACCACCCGCCGCCAGGCGGGCTCCATCGAAGCACAACGCCAGGTCGATCTGATAATGCAACAGCAGGCCGCGGAACTGGGCGCCCGCGGTGGGATAAGCCACTACCTTCTGGTTTCCTCCAGCGGCGCCAGCGCCCAGAGTTCCAACCCCTACCTCAAAATGAAAGGAGAGCTGGAGGAGGTCGTGCGCGCCCTGCCCTATGAGCGCATCAGTATCTTCCGCCCCTCGCTCCTCCTGGGCGAACGCAACCACCTGCGGCTTGGCGAAAAGCTGGGCAGCTGGATCCTGCCGCTACTGTGCACACTGCCTGGCCTGCGCCGCTTTCGCCCGATTCGGGGGGATCAGGTCGCAGAAAAGATGGTGCAGGTCAGTACAACGCCCGGACCTGCGCTCGAGTTCTTCAGCCTGGACGAAGTGTTCCCCGACAAGAATGTCCCCTCCTGA
- a CDS encoding NUDIX hydrolase → MHKGSATHRGKAVVTVIMSDQRILVILRGDKVPAAGYWTPPAGKIEPGEDQPAAVIRETREEVGLTVQPIRCVWQCPAHGANYDLYWWLANPIAGNLKVADDEVAAARWIYPNEFANLERTFPEARDFFADILPALPEWQGRVEGRDNES, encoded by the coding sequence ATGCATAAAGGCTCGGCCACACACAGGGGAAAGGCCGTCGTCACTGTGATAATGAGTGACCAGCGGATTCTCGTGATCCTCCGTGGCGACAAGGTACCCGCGGCCGGGTACTGGACCCCGCCGGCGGGCAAAATTGAGCCGGGGGAGGATCAGCCTGCCGCTGTCATCCGAGAAACCCGGGAAGAGGTCGGACTGACAGTGCAACCCATTCGCTGCGTCTGGCAATGTCCGGCGCACGGCGCCAACTACGATCTTTACTGGTGGCTCGCTAACCCTATCGCTGGAAATTTGAAGGTAGCCGATGACGAGGTAGCGGCGGCGCGCTGGATCTACCCGAATGAGTTCGCCAATCTCGAGCGGACTTTTCCGGAGGCGAGGGATTTCTTCGCCGACATACTGCCAGCGCTACCGGAGTGGCAAGGCCGTGTAGAGGGGCGCGATAACGAAAGTTAA
- a CDS encoding DUF4174 domain-containing protein: MPLQSLDQLQWKNRILLVRAATETDGAARELREAEAGVTDRDMVWFIVAARNIVQTNYPGALAEDFADKLLEGYFPQAGDNVVLIGKDGGVKHRAPELNLENVFSLIDAMPMRKQEIER; encoded by the coding sequence ATGCCCCTGCAAAGCCTCGATCAGCTGCAGTGGAAAAACCGTATTCTGCTCGTCCGAGCCGCCACGGAAACGGATGGCGCAGCCCGGGAGTTACGCGAAGCCGAAGCGGGGGTCACTGACCGAGATATGGTCTGGTTCATTGTTGCCGCAAGGAACATCGTGCAAACAAACTACCCGGGAGCACTTGCGGAAGATTTCGCGGATAAACTCCTGGAAGGCTATTTCCCGCAGGCCGGCGACAACGTCGTACTCATCGGCAAGGATGGTGGAGTAAAACACCGGGCCCCCGAGTTGAATCTTGAAAACGTCTTTTCTCTGATCGATGCCATGCCGATGCGCAAGCAGGAAATCGAGCGCTAG
- a CDS encoding NUDIX hydrolase, producing MRSFLKKTALALFLLGALTALLFILFPGLKYEVYRRLSPPVRWDISYAVADKFVVGMIYFVERGDELLLVRHSYQDKWALPGGWLERNESFEESARRELQEELGIAIEDFEVLEVTKVPRSEIINVAIRGRLGGEGVEIRDAEIAGFQFFKLADLPEDIIYTHKPYIRRYRRTRAEQSAPPQ from the coding sequence ATGCGATCTTTCCTGAAAAAAACTGCGCTCGCCCTGTTTCTGCTGGGCGCTCTCACAGCCCTGTTGTTTATCCTGTTCCCAGGCCTCAAGTACGAGGTCTATCGCCGTCTTTCCCCTCCCGTTCGCTGGGATATCTCCTATGCCGTAGCCGATAAGTTTGTGGTGGGCATGATCTACTTCGTCGAGCGGGGCGATGAGCTGCTTCTCGTCAGGCACTCCTACCAGGACAAGTGGGCACTGCCCGGAGGCTGGCTGGAAAGAAACGAGTCCTTTGAGGAGTCCGCACGACGTGAATTGCAGGAAGAACTGGGAATAGCAATCGAGGACTTCGAGGTGCTGGAAGTGACCAAGGTGCCCAGGTCGGAAATCATCAATGTCGCCATCCGCGGCCGGCTGGGCGGAGAGGGTGTCGAAATCCGTGATGCCGAGATCGCCGGGTTCCAGTTTTTCAAACTGGCCGATCTCCCCGAGGACATCATCTACACCCACAAACCGTATATTCGCCGCTACCGCCGCACGAGAGCCGAGCAATCCGCACCGCCCCAATAG